The Impatiens glandulifera chromosome 3, dImpGla2.1, whole genome shotgun sequence genome contains a region encoding:
- the LOC124930986 gene encoding kelch domain-containing protein 4 — translation MGKKTKKPGQGKEKTERKTAKADGKRARREDKKLSPEDDIEAILLSIQKEEAKKKEVHVEENVPKPSPRSNCSLNINPLKETELILYGGEFYNGSKTFVYGDLYRHDVEKQEWKLVSSPNSPPPRSAHQAVVWKNYLYIFGGEFTSPNQERFHHYKDFWVLDLKTNQWEQLNYKGCPSPRSGHRMILYKHKIIVFGGFYDTLREVRYFNDLHIFDLDQFKWQEIKPKPAAMWPSPRSGFQLFVYQDEIFLYGGYSKEVSSDKNGTSSEKGTVHFDMWSLDPRTWEWNKVKKSGMPPGPRAGFSMCIHKKRAVLFGGVVDMEVGGDGLLSLFLNELYGFQLDTRRWYPLELRKEKSTKDKLKKISKDNTKPTAAYNDTDAMEVDEHVTNDKEDNWERDEDALEMENDIDEMSLALEKNIDIDDNAVSGKSEGKPPKLNSRFEVQSSAFPELVKPCGRINSCIAVGKDTLYIYGGMMEVKDKEITLDDLYTLNLSKLDEWKCLLPASESEWIVSEDEDDDDDDEDDDDDDEDGDSEDEESEGEDSEETDDDEDMEVKSSDQKSDELGNAVAILKGVGKKLRRKEKRARIEQIRASLGLSDAQRTPVPGESLKDFYKRTNVYWQMAAYEHTQHTGKELRKDGFDLAVSRYKELKPVLDELAILEAEQKAEEAEGPEISGPKKRGGNKKNKTLASR, via the exons ATGgggaagaagacgaagaagccAGGCCAAGGCAAAGAGAAAACAGAGCGGAAAACCGCCAAGGCAGACGGAAAACGAGCTCGCCGAGAGGATAAAAAACTATCTCCCGAGGATGATATTGAAGCCATCTTG TTAAGCATACAAAAGGAGGAAGCAAAGAAGAAAGAGGTTCACGTTGAAGAGAATGTCCCTAAACCCTCACCTCGTTCCAACTGTTCG CTGAATATCAATCCCTTGAAAGAGACTGAATTGATTCTGTACGGTGGTGAATTCTACAACGGAAGCAAG ACTTTTGTATATGGTGATCTTTATCGACATGATGTGGAAAAACAAGAGTGGAAGCTGGTTTCCAGTCCCAATAGTCCACCACCTCGAAGTGCACATCAAGCTGTTGTTTGGAAGAACTATCTTTACATTTTTG GTGGGGAATTTACTTCTCCAAATCAAGAGAGATTTCATCATTACAAG GATTTTTGGGTCTTAGACTTGAAGACAAATCAATGGgaacaattaaattataaagggTGTCCAAGTCCACGGTCTGGTCATCGGATG ATCTTATACAAGCACAAGATTATTGTGTTTGGTGGTTTTTATGACACTCTTAGAGAAGTAAG GTATTTTAATGATCTGCACATTTTTGACCTCGATCAGTTTAAG TGGCAAGAGATAAAACCTAAACCTGCAGCCATGTGGCCCAGTCCCCGTAGTGGATTCCAGCTCTTTGTATACCAGGATGAA ATATTTCTGTATGGAGGCTATTCAAAAGAAGTTTCATCCGATAAGAATGGCACCTCCTCCGAGAAAGGAACAGTTCATTTTGACATGTGGTCTCTCGATCCTAGGACCTGGGAGTGGAATAAG GTTAAAAAAAGTGGAATGCCACCTGGACCTCGAGCTGGTTTTTCGATGTGCATCCACAAGAAACGCGCTGTTCTATTCGGGGGAGTTGTGGATATGGAAGTTGGAG GGGATGGTCTTTTGAGCCTATTCTTGAATGAGCTCTACGGCTTCCAGTTAGATACTCGTCGCTG GTATCCTTTGGAGCTACGGAAAGAAAAGTCAACAAAAGATAAG CTGAAAAAAATTTCCAAAGATAATACCAAACCTACAGCTGCTTACAACGATACAGATGCAATGGAAGTAGATGAACATGTAACAAATGATAAAGAGGATAATTGGGAGCGTGATGAAGATGCACTTGAGATGGAAAATGATATTGATGAGATGTCTCTTGCTCTGGAAAAGAACATTGATATTGATGATAATGCAGTCTCTGGCAAATCTGAAGGAAAACCTCCTAAATTGAATTCAAGATTTGAAGTCCAGAGCTCTGCTTTTCCAGAG TTGGTGAAACCTTGTGGGCGTATCAATTCCTGCATTGCTGTTGGCAAAGATACTCTATACATTTATGGTGGCATGATGGAAGTAAAAGATAAAGAAATTACTCTTGATGATCTTTACACACTTAACCTCAGCAAGCTTGACGAATGGAAGTGTCTCCTACCG GCATCTGAATCTGAATGGATAGTCTCAGAAGACGaagatgatgacgacgatgatgaagatgatgacgatgatgatgaggatggtgatagtgaagatgaagaatcagaGGGTGAAGATAGTGAAGAGACTGATGATGACGAAGATATGGAG GTCAAGAGTTCTGATCAGAAATCAGATGAATTGGGAAATGCTGTAGCTATACTAAAGGGAGTAGGTAAGAAACTTCGAAGAAAAGAGAAACGGGCCAGAATAGAGCAGATCAGAGCAAGTTTAGGGCTCTCTGATGCTCAGAGAACACCAGTG CCTGGAGAATCTCTGAAGGACTTCTACAAGCGGACAAATGTATATTGGCAAATGGCAGCCTATGAACATACACAACATACTGGAAAG GAACTCCGAAAAGATGGGTTTGATCTTGCGGTTTCTAGGTACAAGGAACTTAAACCAGTGCTTGATGAG TTGGCCATTTTAGAGGCAGAGCAGAAGGCTGAAGAAGCGGAAGGGCCCGAAATAAGTGGTCCTAAAAAACGGGGTGGTAACAAGAAGAATAAAACCCTAGCTTCAAGATAG
- the LOC124931370 gene encoding uncharacterized protein LOC124931370 isoform X1 codes for MAIIRMPSLILFFLLFPHYILQFSSTIAQGSDGGAASRMLKSDEQQHQEIHCSRERSRAAWKVIEDYLMPFMEREKFEISRKCRLHPANDIFRDQEQHKIHVDVNEYRCGYCKKIFRAEKFLDQHFDNRHYNLLNVSHSKCLADVCGALHCDLVMDSDSKPRKNKCNPAAVAKNKILCESLAESCFPSNESPSASRLHELFLRQFCDAHSCKDGRKPFSRGGRKHTSVFYLAISILTLMLLPIFYVIVYLYQKEMNHGTQELRRISRLARKTKPS; via the exons ATGGCGATTATTCGAATGCCTTCACTCATTCTTTTTTTCCTACTTTTTCCTCACTATATTCTTCAATTCTCTTCAACTATTGCACAG GGTTCAGATGGCGGTGCAGCTTCTAG GATGCTCAAGTCAGATGAACAACAACATCAGGAAATTCATTGTTCTAGGGAAAGAAGTAGAGCAGCTTGGAAAGTTATTGAGGAT TATTTAATGCCATTTATGGAACGAGAAAAGTTTGAAATCTCAAGGAAATGTAGACTTCATCCTGCCAATGATATCTTTAGAGATCAAGAACAGCATAAGATTCATGTGGATGTTAATGAATACAGATGTGGGTATTGTAAGAAAATCTTCCGAGCAGAGAAATTTCTAGATCAACATTTTGACAACAGGCACTACAATCTCCTAAATGTT AGCCATAGCAAATGCTTAGCCGATGTATGTGGGGCATTACACTGTGACCTTGTTATGGATTCAGATTCCAAGCCACGCAAAAATAAGTGTAATCCAGCAGCGGTAGcaaagaataaaattttatgcGAG AGTCTTGCTGAGAGTTGTTTTCCTAGTAATGAAAGTCCTTCTGCAAGCCGTCTACATG AATTGTTCCTGCGACAGTTTTGTGATGCTCATTCATGCAAAGATGGACGAAAACCCTTCTCTAGAGGGGGCCGG AAACATACTAGTGTTTTCTATTTGGCTATCTCAATCTTGACATTGATGCTGCTGCCAATCTTCTATGTCATTGTGTATTTATACCAGAA AGAAATGAATCATGGAACCCAAGAGCTTAGGCGTATTTCAAGACTCGCCCGAAAAACTAAGCCCTCGTAG
- the LOC124931370 gene encoding uncharacterized protein LOC124931370 isoform X2, giving the protein MLKSDEQQHQEIHCSRERSRAAWKVIEDYLMPFMEREKFEISRKCRLHPANDIFRDQEQHKIHVDVNEYRCGYCKKIFRAEKFLDQHFDNRHYNLLNVSHSKCLADVCGALHCDLVMDSDSKPRKNKCNPAAVAKNKILCESLAESCFPSNESPSASRLHELFLRQFCDAHSCKDGRKPFSRGGRKHTSVFYLAISILTLMLLPIFYVIVYLYQKEMNHGTQELRRISRLARKTKPS; this is encoded by the exons ATGCTCAAGTCAGATGAACAACAACATCAGGAAATTCATTGTTCTAGGGAAAGAAGTAGAGCAGCTTGGAAAGTTATTGAGGAT TATTTAATGCCATTTATGGAACGAGAAAAGTTTGAAATCTCAAGGAAATGTAGACTTCATCCTGCCAATGATATCTTTAGAGATCAAGAACAGCATAAGATTCATGTGGATGTTAATGAATACAGATGTGGGTATTGTAAGAAAATCTTCCGAGCAGAGAAATTTCTAGATCAACATTTTGACAACAGGCACTACAATCTCCTAAATGTT AGCCATAGCAAATGCTTAGCCGATGTATGTGGGGCATTACACTGTGACCTTGTTATGGATTCAGATTCCAAGCCACGCAAAAATAAGTGTAATCCAGCAGCGGTAGcaaagaataaaattttatgcGAG AGTCTTGCTGAGAGTTGTTTTCCTAGTAATGAAAGTCCTTCTGCAAGCCGTCTACATG AATTGTTCCTGCGACAGTTTTGTGATGCTCATTCATGCAAAGATGGACGAAAACCCTTCTCTAGAGGGGGCCGG AAACATACTAGTGTTTTCTATTTGGCTATCTCAATCTTGACATTGATGCTGCTGCCAATCTTCTATGTCATTGTGTATTTATACCAGAA AGAAATGAATCATGGAACCCAAGAGCTTAGGCGTATTTCAAGACTCGCCCGAAAAACTAAGCCCTCGTAG